TTGTCGCCGAGGATCGCGGCCTGAAGCTCAGGATAGACGACGTTGGAAATCTCGATCCATTGCGGCGTGCGCGGAACCGGGAAGGCATATTTCATGGCTTCCTGGAAGGTGCTCAGCACTTCCTTCTTGTAAGGATCGGAAGCAGCCTGCTGGATATCCCACTCCCATACGGCCTTACGGGTCGGCAGCGTGCCGTTGGCGGCTTCGAGCTTCTGCGAGTCGTCGTTGGTCAGGAACCAGACGAGCGAAGCGGCGGCATCCTTATGGGCGCAGGATTCAGTCACCGAAAAGCCGTGATGCCCGGACCAGCCGGTGTGCTTGCCGGAGGAGCCGACGGGCTGCACAACGACGCCGACATTGCCGGCGATCTTCGAAGACTTCGGATCATTGAAATAGGTCGCCCAGCCCGGCCAGTCGAGATCGAGGGCGATCGAACCAGAGGCAAAGCCGGCGCCGAGGTCATCCCACAGATAGTTGGTCGTGCCGGCCGGAACAGCCTTGGCCTTGTACATGTTGACGAACCAGTCGAGCGCGCGCACGCCGGCTTCGGAATTGAAGGCAGGCTTGCCGTCCTTGTCGAGATATTCGCCGCCTTCGGCGACGAGCATTTCATAGAAGCGGCCGTTGATGGCCTCTTCCTTGCCGGGGAATTGCGTGCCGAAGAAGTTCGGCGGGTTGGAGAAGAAGATCGCCTGATCGGAGACTTCCTTCCAGGTCTTCGGTGGCGCCAGATCGTAGCCGTACTTCGCCTTGAACGCCGTCTTCCTGGCCTCGTCGTTATAGAGGCTCTTCTGATAGTAGAGCGCCGAAACGTCGAACTGCGCACGCGGCAGCATGATCAGGCGGCCGTCGATGGTCGAGGCCTGGATCGTAGAATCGACGAACTGGCTAATTTCTTCCTTCGGCAGCATCTTGCCGAGGTCGGTGTAGAGGTCAGGATACTGCGGTGCGAAGGACGAATGGTTCGAGCCGACGCACCAGGAGATGCTGCCCGAGGCCATGTCCGATTTGATTTCCTTGTCGAGTTCGAAGTGGTTCTTCTTCGAGAGAATGTTGACCTTGGCGCCCGTCTCCTTCTCCCACTCGGCGATGCGCGCGTAAAGCGGCTCGTATTGCTGACCGCCGATGAGCTTGGCGTCGATCGTCACGCCGGGAAATTTGCCCGGCAGATCGGCGGCGAAGACCGCTGTGCCGGCAAGCAATGCCATCGTGCCGGCAGCAAGACCGGCCTTCCAATTCCTCATCGAACTTCCTCCCTTAAATCGGACCCCTTGCCCGATTGCCCTCTCGACCCAAATATGGATCAATGATTTATAAGTAAACATCTTATTCATTGGCCGTCAAGCCGCGATCGCGCGCTTGTAAAATGCCTTTATTCATATATGAATGATGATTCATGTTTCTTCGCATGGGGGACTTGTTGGTGAGCATAGAAGACGACAGTGACCGCTACCGCGCACCGGCGCTGGACAAGGGGCTCGACATTTTGGAGCTGCTGGCGACGATCGACGGCGGCTTGACGCAGGCCGAGATTGCCAAGGCGCTCAACAAGAGCCCCAACGAATTCTACCGCATGCTCGATCGTCTCGTACGGCGCGGCTATGTGCAGCGGCAGGATGGCGACCGCTTCTATCTGACGCTGAAGCTCTTCGGCCTTGCGCATTATCATGCGCCGGTGCGTCGCCTCGTCTCCTTCGCCACGCCGCTGATGCGCGAATTCTCCAACCGTGCCGAACAGGCCTGTCATCTGGCGATTTATGATCGCGGCTCGGTCGTCGTCATCGCGCAGCAGGATTCGCCGACCTATTGGGGCATCTCCATCCGCGTCGGCGCGCAGATCAATCTCTATAATACCGGCTCCGGCCATATTCTTCTGGCATTCCGGGATGCAAAGCAGCGCCAGATGATGATCAACGAGCAGAGACGCCAGGAACAGGATCCGGAGGAGCCGCCTGCCGATCTCGAGGAAAAGCTTGCAGCAATCCGTGAAAAGGGCTTCGAAACCATGAGCAGCCTGCAGACGAGCGGCGTACACAATATTTCCGCGCCCGTGCTGGCAATGGACGGCAACGCGCTTGCCGCCCTCACCTGCCCCTATATCGAGCCAGTGAACCCGAAGGCGCCTACGCGCGAGCAGGTGGTCGAATATGTCCGGGAAGCGGCCAAGCAAATCTCCGAAACCGTGGCCGGCACAGTGGACAAGGCCGAGTTATAATTTTTATTTGAATAAACTATTCTTCTGTGAGTATATGTTGAGCAAGCAGGTATGGGAGGAACGCCATGCTTTTCGACAGCCATCTGCACATCGTCGACCGGAAACGTCTCGCCTATCCTTGGCTGGCCGGCGCCGGCGCGCTCAATCGCGACAGCCTCTATGAAGACTATGCGCGCGAGGCCAAGCGGCTTGGGATCACCGATACGCTTCACATGGAAGTCGACGTCGCCGAGGATGATATCGAACGGGAAAGCGATTACGTCAAAGGCCTGAGCCGTGAGCCCGGCAGCCTCCTCAGGGGTGCCATCGCCGCCTGCCGCCCTGAGAGCACGAACTTCCCCGCCTATCTCGAACGCGTACTTGCCGATCCTTTCGTCAAAGGTTTCCGCCGTGTACTGCATGTCGTGCCAGATGACGTCTCCGAGGGCTCCCTCTTCCGCGAAAACCTGAAGCGGCTCGGCAATACCAGGCTCACCTTCGATCTCTGTGTCCTGCCGCATCAGATGTCCAAGGCGCTCGCGCTCATCGACCTCAATCCCAATATCCGCTTCGTCCTCGACCATTGCGGCGTACCGGCGGTGAAGGATGGCTTCAGCGAAAGCTGGGCGGCAGGGATCACGGAAGCGGCGAAACGCCCGAATGTAATCGTCAAGATTTCCGGTGTGATCGCCTATGCAGATCCAGACAACTGGGCGCCGGAAACGCTGCGTCCCTTCGTCGAACATTGCATCGCAAGCTTCGGCTGGGATCGTGTCATATGGGGCAGCGATTGGCCGGTCTGCACGCTCGGCGGCAATCTCTCCACCTGGGTCGCTGCCACTCACGCACTAATGCAAGGCGTAAGCAGCGACGAACGAAACCGGCTCTATCGCCTCAATGCCAAGCGCCTCTGGTCTCTTTGAGATCGGAGGTGTTCCATCGAAAGACACGTCATGACCGCCACCGTCGGCATATCCAGCACCCATCCGAAGACCATGCCGGCCGATCACGCCGAGATTCCTGTCTGGAATGCGGAAAACTGGTTCTACGAAGATTTCGAAATCGGCCAGAAGATCCGCTCGCTGCGCCGCACGATCTCCGAAGGCGAGTCCCAGCAGTTCAACGCGCTGGTGCTTGACATGCATCCTTACGTCAGCGATCAGATCTTCGCCGAAACCGAGGGCCTGTTCGGCAAGCGGCTCGTTGCCGGTGCCTTCGTCTTTTCCGCCGGCCTCGGGCTCGTCGCCACCAATTGCGTCAACGCCTTTTCCTATGGCTACGACAAGCTGCGCTTCATCAAGCCCACCTTCATCGGTGAGACGATCTACACCATCCGCACCAATCTGGATAAGCAGCCGAAATATGCCGAGCTCGGCCTGATCCGCTCTTCTTACGAAGTCTTTAAGGGCGAAGGCGAGCTGGTGCTCTATTGCGAGCATATCCAGACCGTACGCTACAGGAACGGTCGGCCGGCGGACGCACCGCCGCTGAAAGTCTGACATGACCAAGGATAACGAAGACGGCCTGCTCTCCGGCATCATCGTGCTGGATATGAGCCAGTTTCTTGCCGGCCCGATGGCGGCGCTACGGCTCGGCGATCTCGGCGCGAGGATCATCAAGGTCGAGCGGCCCGATGGCGGCGATCTCTGCCGCCGGCTTTATCTCAGCGACACCGAGATCGGCGGCGATTCCACGCTCTTTCACGCCATCAACCGCGGCAAGGAGAGCTTTGCCGTCAATATGAAGGATGAGGGCGACCTGCAGGAACTGCGCCAGCTCATCGCCAAGGCCGACGTCATCATCCAGAATTTTCGCCCCGGCGTCATCGAAAGGCTTG
The Rhizobium sp. 11515TR DNA segment above includes these coding regions:
- a CDS encoding ABC transporter substrate-binding protein; translated protein: MRNWKAGLAAGTMALLAGTAVFAADLPGKFPGVTIDAKLIGGQQYEPLYARIAEWEKETGAKVNILSKKNHFELDKEIKSDMASGSISWCVGSNHSSFAPQYPDLYTDLGKMLPKEEISQFVDSTIQASTIDGRLIMLPRAQFDVSALYYQKSLYNDEARKTAFKAKYGYDLAPPKTWKEVSDQAIFFSNPPNFFGTQFPGKEEAINGRFYEMLVAEGGEYLDKDGKPAFNSEAGVRALDWFVNMYKAKAVPAGTTNYLWDDLGAGFASGSIALDLDWPGWATYFNDPKSSKIAGNVGVVVQPVGSSGKHTGWSGHHGFSVTESCAHKDAAASLVWFLTNDDSQKLEAANGTLPTRKAVWEWDIQQAASDPYKKEVLSTFQEAMKYAFPVPRTPQWIEISNVVYPELQAAILGDKSSKEALDAAAQKATDVLKDAGAL
- a CDS encoding MaoC family dehydratase; its protein translation is MTATVGISSTHPKTMPADHAEIPVWNAENWFYEDFEIGQKIRSLRRTISEGESQQFNALVLDMHPYVSDQIFAETEGLFGKRLVAGAFVFSAGLGLVATNCVNAFSYGYDKLRFIKPTFIGETIYTIRTNLDKQPKYAELGLIRSSYEVFKGEGELVLYCEHIQTVRYRNGRPADAPPLKV
- a CDS encoding IclR family transcriptional regulator, which gives rise to MGDLLVSIEDDSDRYRAPALDKGLDILELLATIDGGLTQAEIAKALNKSPNEFYRMLDRLVRRGYVQRQDGDRFYLTLKLFGLAHYHAPVRRLVSFATPLMREFSNRAEQACHLAIYDRGSVVVIAQQDSPTYWGISIRVGAQINLYNTGSGHILLAFRDAKQRQMMINEQRRQEQDPEEPPADLEEKLAAIREKGFETMSSLQTSGVHNISAPVLAMDGNALAALTCPYIEPVNPKAPTREQVVEYVREAAKQISETVAGTVDKAEL
- a CDS encoding amidohydrolase family protein — protein: MLFDSHLHIVDRKRLAYPWLAGAGALNRDSLYEDYAREAKRLGITDTLHMEVDVAEDDIERESDYVKGLSREPGSLLRGAIAACRPESTNFPAYLERVLADPFVKGFRRVLHVVPDDVSEGSLFRENLKRLGNTRLTFDLCVLPHQMSKALALIDLNPNIRFVLDHCGVPAVKDGFSESWAAGITEAAKRPNVIVKISGVIAYADPDNWAPETLRPFVEHCIASFGWDRVIWGSDWPVCTLGGNLSTWVAATHALMQGVSSDERNRLYRLNAKRLWSL